Proteins encoded by one window of Panicum virgatum strain AP13 chromosome 7N, P.virgatum_v5, whole genome shotgun sequence:
- the LOC120681106 gene encoding brain acid soluble protein 1-like produces MAGSPPPVQQWARVEASAPAAGEKGPAPVAIEKAPALRADRRSPTPAAGRGSPTLTLILSFSPALSSLKVDAPDTALLAPSKVLKSEASATQRSAAQPPTGGPQALEAAAAELREALIRGAQRVHVQTGMSDSGHSSAAVAARSGAEEEAGRRSEEHAARPDAGDEAGRGGVEDAAQSGVGDDAGRGDVDDAARPGAGGGETCGDVSERPASQSKEETLTPEPTGAGDEGAAATAEAQTAPVVEVYWDETPVAAAPAEATPGAEAPAEDPWEVAIATAAVASTSEGGFDT; encoded by the exons ATGGCCGGAAGCCCTCCGCCGGTCCAGCAATGGGCCCGCGTCGAggcctcggcgccggcggcgggcgagaaGGGCCCCGCGCCGGTAGCGATTGAGAAGGCGCCCGCATTGAGGGCGGACaggaggtcgcccacgccggcggcgggcaggggATCGCCCACGCTGACA CTAATCTTGTCTTTCTCCCCTGCTTTGTCCAGCCTGAAGGTTGATGCTCCGGACACCGCTCTGCTCGCGCCGTCCAAGGTCCTCAAGTCCGAGGCAAGTGCTACGCAACGCTCGGCGGCGCAACCCCCGACCGGAGGGCCTCAGGCGCTAGAGGCGGCCGCTGCGGAGCTCCGGGAAGCGCTGATCCGGGGAGCCCAGAGGGTCCATGTGCAGACGGGCATGAGCGATTCCGGCCATAGCAGCGCAGCAGTGGCTGCTCGATcgggcgccgaggaggaggccggccggcgcagcgaggAGCATGCTGCCCGGCCGGACGCCGGAGACGAAGCCGGCCGAGGCGGTGTAGAAGACGCCGCCCAGTCGGGAGTCGGGGATGATGCCGGCCGAGGCGATGTAGATGACGCCGCCCGGccgggagctggaggaggagagaCCTGCGGGGATGTATCAGAGCGCCCCGCCAGCCAGTCGAAGGAAGAGACCCTCACCCCTGAGCCCACGGGGGCTGGGGACGAGGGTGCcgcagcgacggcggaggcgcagACGGCGCCAGTGGTGGAGGTGTACTGGGACGaaacgccggtggcggcggcaccggcggaAGCAACGCCAggggcggaggcgccggcggaggaCCCCTGGGAGGTTGCCATCGctaccgccgccgtcgcgtccaCGTCCGAGGGTGGCTTCGACACTTAG